The Fusobacterium sp. SYSU M8D902 nucleotide sequence TTAAAGAATAGTATCACTGAAATAGACAATAGTAATAATATATTACAAGATATGATTAGAACAAATATAGAGTTACTTCAAGAGATGGATGTTTTAGAGATAGAAAAAAGCTTAGATCAAGCTGTTAGATGGATAAAAGATAGTAGAAAACTTTATATATTAGGAGCTAGAGGTTCATATGCTTTAGCCTATTATCTATATTTTATGTTAAAGGAATTTAGAGAAGGGGTAGAGTTAATGATATCTGGAGCTTCTGACTTTACAGATAAATTACTATATACTCAGAAAAATGATCTGTTGTTTACAATCTCTTTTCACCCATATACTAACTTTACTTATCAGGTTACAGAGTTCTTTAAGGAGCATGGAAATAAAGTTATAACTGTAACAGATAAAAAAGATTCAACATTGGGAAATATTTCAGATCTAGTATTAACAACTAAAAATGGAGAAAAGGCATATACATTTGTACCAGGGACAGTGATTATAAATGCTCTTTTAATGAAGCTAGGAATGGAAGATAAGGAAAACGTGGTAGATAAGTTGGATAAATTAAAAGAAATTACAGATAGATTTAATATCTATATTGATAAATAAGGAGACGAATATGAAAAGAATAGGTTTTATAGGTTGTGGAAATATGGGAGAGGCTTTTCTAAAAGGGATAATAAACTCTCAATTAGTAGAAAAGGCTGATATTTATGTGTATGATAAATTAAAGGGAGATTATATCTCTAATACTTATCAAGTAAACCAAGCTAAAGAAGAGGTAGAGGTTATTGATAATTGTGATGTTGTATTTTTAGCAATTAAACCAAACGTTTATTTTGATGTGATAGATAAGATAAAAGATTCAGTAAATAGCACGAAAATATTGGTAGCTATGGCTCCTGGAATAACTATGGAAGATATTTTAGAGGAGACAGATAATAGAAATAGTAAGATAGTAAGAACTATGCCAAACCTACCTTTGATGGTTCAAGAGGGATGTATAGCTTATGCTTTTAATGAGAATATTGAAGATGAAGAGAAGGCTTTCTTCAAAGAGTTATTTGAAAAAATAGGAATGGCAATTGAGACAAAAGAGGAGCTATTTGATGCTGTAATAGGAGCTTCAGGTTCATCACCAGCATTTATGTTTATGTTTATAGAAGCATTAGCAGATGCTGCTGTATATGAGGGATTACCAAGAAGTGATGCATATAAATTAGTAGGACAGACTCTAATTGGTTGTGGAAAGATGTTCTTAGAGAGTGGTAAGCATCCTGGAGAGTTAAAGGACAATGTATGTTCACCTGGTGGAACAACAATAGTAGGTGTAAGATATTTAGAAGAGAGTGGTTTTAGAGGAGCGATTATAAAAGCTGCAACTGAAACTATAAAAAAATCTAAGGAAATGAGCCAAAATAGCAATAATAAATAAAAAAATATTTGACAAAATAAAAAATATATGATATTATCTTATGTGCTTGGAAGGTTATCCTAATTGGTAAGGAACCGGTCTTGAAAACCGGCGCCGCAAGGCTTCAGAGTTCGAATCTCTGATCTTCCGCCATAAACGGTGAAGTGGCAGAGTGGCCTAATGCACTCCCCTGCTAAGGGAGAGTACCTATAAACGGTACCGAGAGTTCAAATCTCTCCTTCACCGCCATTTGAATCAAACGGGTAGAGTATCTACCCTTTTTTTATAAAACGCGTTCGTAGCTCAATTGGATAGAGCGTCTGACTACGGATCAGAAGGTTAGGGGTTCGATTCCTCTCGGGCGCGCCATTTATAGTTAAAATGAGAGTATGGACTCTCTTTTTTTATATTGTGATATAGGGGGAAATTTATGTTTGGTATAATTAACTATGGAATGTATATTACATCTAGTATAATTTTAGCTTTGATCCCAGGAACGGATACTGTATTTATATTGGGACAATCTATATCTAATAGTAGAAAATCTGGTATCTATTCAGCATTAGGAGTTTGTTCAGGGATCTTAGTACACACTTTTTTAGCAGCTTTTGGACTGTCTATAATATTAAAAAATTCAATTACTGCATTCAATATTGTGAAGAGTTTAGGAGCACTTTACCTTGTTTATATGGGGATTAAAAGTATAAGATCTAAAGAGGATATGTTGATTAGTGATGGAGAAAAGAGTAAGGAGAATTTAAAAAAATCTTTTGTTCAAGGGGTAATTTCAAATGTTTTAAATCCTAAAGTTGCACTGTTTTTCTTAGCTTTTTTACCACAGTTTGTAGATAATGAAAATACATATGGAGCTTTGCCATTTGCTATTTTAGGATTAACATCATTTATGATCTCTGGAATTTGGTGTGTATCTCTTTCAATTTTTGCATCACTTATCTCAAAATTTCTAAAAAGAAATAAAAATTTTGGAAAGATAATTAATAAAATTTCTGGAACAATTTTTATAATTTTGGGTATAAATTTACTCAAAGCTAAAATAAATGGGTAGTTGCAAAAAAATATAAAATCCTTGACTTTTTGTAAAAAATAACGTATAATTATAAAAGTAATAAAATAAATATTAAAGAAGAAACTACCTGTTTCTCACCTTATGGGCACTAGAAGCTTACACAGGGTTGACTTTTAAAAATGAGAAGTAACATTGTTTATTATAAAAGTTGAGATACAGGGCATAGTTTGTCCTGTTTTTTATTTATAATTAAAATGGAGGTGCTTACTATTACTGATAAAATTAGAATTAATGAAAAAATAAAAGGAAAAGAGTTTAGAATAATCTCATCTTCTGGAGAACAATTAGGAGTTATGAGTGCTAATGCAGCTCTTGACTTAGCAAGACAAGAGGGATTAGACTTAGTTGAGATAGCAGCTACTGCAAAGCCACCTGTATGTAAAATAATGGATTTTGGAAAATACAGATATGAGCAGACAAGAAAAGCTAAAGAAGCTAAGAAAAATCAAAAGCAAACAGTTGTTAAAGAGGTAAAAGTAACAGCTAGAATAGATAGTCATGACTTAGATACAAAAGTATCTCAAATTAAAAAGTTCTTAGAGAAAGAAAATAAAGTAAAAGTAACATTAGTGTTATTTGGAAGAGAGAAAATGCATGCTACATTAGGTGTAGATACACTTGATGAGATAGCAGAAAGATTTGCTGAAATAGCTGAAGCCGATAAAAAATACAACGATAAGCAAAAACATATAATCTTATCACCTAAAAAATAATTAATAATAAAACAGATTTAGATATTTGAGAGGAGGACATTATTATGCCAAAAATGAAGACTCATAGAGGAGCTAAAAAAAGAATTAAAGTTACAGGAACAGGTAAATTTGTAGTTAAACATTCAGGAAAAAGCCATATCTTAACTAAGAAAGATAGAAAAAGAAAAAACAACTTAAAGAAAGATTTCGTAGTAACTGAAACTTTAACAAGACATATGAAAGCATTATTACCATATGGAGCAGGAAGATAATTAGTTTTATCATAAAATCAGATTTTTGTGTGAAATAATTAGGAGGAAAAGTAATGAGAGTTAAAACTGGTATAGTTAGAAGAAGAAAGCATAAAAAAGTTTTAAAAACAGCTAAAGGATTTAGAGGTGCTTCTGGTGACGTTATAAAACAAGCTAAACAAGCTACAATGAGAGCAGCAGCTTATTCAACAAGAGATAGAAAAGTAACAAAAAGAAGAATGAGACAATTATGGATCATCAGAATTAATACAGCAGCTAGATTAAATGGATTAACTTATTCAACATTAATGAATGGTCTTAAGAAAGCTGGAATCGTATTAGATAGAAAAGTATTAGCAGATATCGCTTTAAACAATGCAGCTGAGTTCGCTAAATTAGCAGAAACTGCAAAAGCAGCTTTATAATTAGTCAAGTAAATAATTAAGAGAGTTTCGTTTGAAACTCTCTTTTTTTATGTACATCTATATGTATAATGGATATTTTAAACAGAATAGTTTAACTTCATCTTTTATCTTAGCTAACTCACTATCGTTTTTAATATTATCAATAACTTTTAAGATAAAGTGACCAATAATCTCCATTTCGCTCTCTTTCATACCTCTTGTAGTCACAGCAGGAGTACCTATTCTAATTCCACTTGTAACCATAGGTTTTTCAGTATCATATGGAATTCCATTTTTATTAACTGTAATACCAGCTTTATCTAAAGCTTTTTCTACCTCTGCACCAGTAAAACCTTTAGATTTTACATCAATTAGCATCATATGGTTGTCAGTTCCACCACTTACAATTCTAAGTCCACCTTTTTCTAAAACTTTAGCTAGTGTTTGAGCATTTTTTACAATTTGTTTTTGGTATTCGATAAATTCAGAAGATAGAGCCTCTTTGAATGCCACAGCTTTAGCAGCAATAATATGCATCAATGGACCACCTTGTATACCTGGAAAAATAGTTTTATCTATTTTTTTAGCAATCTCCTCATTGTTAGTCATAATTATACCACCACGAGGTCCTCTTAGAGTTTTGTGAGTAGTTGTAGTAACTACATCTGCATATGGTACAGGAGATGGATGTACACCAGCAGCAACCAAGCCAGCAATATGAGCCATATCAACCATAAGGTAAGCTCCAACCTTATCTGCAATCTCTCTAAATCTTTTAAAGTCAATAACTCTTGAGTAAGCACTAGCTCCAGCAATAATAAGTTTTGGTTTAGTTTCTAAAGCTATCTTTTCAACTTCGTCATAATCTATCTTCTCATCATTTTGAGATACACTATAAGATACAATGTTATAGTCTTTACCTGAGAAGTTTACATTTTTACCATGAGTTAAGTGTCCACCATGATCTAGTTTCATACCTAAAATAGTATCTCCTATGTTTAGAAGAGCTTTATATACACCCATATTAGCTTGAGATCCAGAATGAGGTTGTACATTTACATAGTTTACATTAAATAATTTTTTAGCTCTTTCAATTGCTAATTTTTCTGCTACATCAACAAATTCACAACCACCATAATATCTCTTGTCAGGATACCCTTCAGCATACTTGTTAGTCATAATACTTCCAGCAGCTTCCAAAACTCCTTCAGATACAAAGTTTTCAGAGGCAATAAGTTCAATTCCCTCATTTTGTCTTTTTTTCTCCAATTCTATTGCGTCAAAAATTTCTCTATCAATTTCATAAAGTTTTTTCATATGAACCTCCATAATAAGTTATTTAAAAAACTCTTCCCACTTATCTTTTTTAAAACCGATTAAAATACCCTTGTCAGAAATAACTAAAGGTCTTTTAACTAACATACCATTAGAGGATAGAATTTCTATCATCTCATCTTCACTAGCAGTTGTAAGTTTTTCTTTTAAATTCATCTCTCTGTATAAGATTCCACTTGTATTAAAAAACTTTTTTGCAGGTAGTCCACTAAGAGCAATGTATTTTTTTAATTCCTCTTTAGTAGGATTATTTTCTACAATATGTCTACTTTCAAAATCTATTTTATTCTCTTCTAGCCATTTTCTGGCATTTATACAAGTAGAACACTTAGGATAATTAATAAATAATACTGACATAAAACATTCCTCCTTAAAATAAATGTATATTTATATTATACTAAATTTGTCATAATAAAAGCAAGATAGAAATATATAAATTGACGAATCTTATAAAAAATGGTATACTTTCTAAGTCATTTATGTCTAAAAAAATAGTATAAAAAAATAATTTAAATAAAGGAGTGAGAAAAATTTATAAGACTAAGGATATTGTATTAACGGGATTTGCACTATTTGCAATGTTATTTGGAGCTGGAAATTTAATATTTCCACCTACAGTTGGATATATAGTAGGAGATAATTGGAAGTTAGCAGCATTTGGATTTTTTATTACGGGAATAGGATTTCCATTGATGGGGATAATAGCATCTGGATTTGCAGGAACTGAATTGGATCACTTTTCAGATAGAGTATCACCAATGTTTAGTAGAGTGTTTAACACTGCTCTAATTTTGGCTATTGGACCTTTTTTAGCGATTCCAAGAACAGGGGCAACAGCTTTTGAAGTTATGATGACTCCATATGTAGGAATGGGGAATTCAACTGTAAAGTTTATATTTTTACTTATTTACTTTGGAATAGTTTTACTTTTCTCTTTAAGAGAGAGTGCTGTAATTGATAGAATTGGAAAAATTTTAACTCCAATCCTTTTAATAGTTTTAGCTATAATAATTTTTAAAGGGGTAACTACTCCAATAGGAGAATTGATCTCTACAGGGACAGAAAATAATTTTAGATTTGGATTTTACAATGGTTATCAAACAATGGACACACTTGCAGCTATAATATTTGCAAGTATAATTTTAAAGACAATAAATGGCAAGAATAAAGGTTTAGAGAGAAAAGATCAATTGATATTTCTTTTAAAAGCTAGTGCTATAGCTGTAGTAGGATTGGCTATAGTATATGGAGGATTGCTTTATATAGGGGCAACATCAACATCAGTATTAGAAAATAAGGGAACAACACAACTTTTAAATGCAATTGTTGAGAAACTTTTAGGTAAGAGTGGAAACTTATTATTAGGAGTATGTGTGGCAGGAGCTTGTTTGACAACTGCTATTGGACTTACAGCAACTGTTGGAGATTACTTTAGTTCAATCTTCAATACAAAATATGAAAAAATAGTTGTAGTAAATATATTAGTAAGTCTTATTTTTGCTAACTTTGGAGTGGATTTAATAGTGAAGATTGCTGCTCCGATATTAACATTTATCTATCCAATAGCTATAGTTTTAATTGTGCTAAATTTCTTTAAAAAGTATTTTGACGATAGAGGAATATTTATAGGTTGTGTAATTGGAGCTGGATTTATTGGTGGAATAGAGACATTACAAATGTTAGGATATTGTCCAGCAACTCTATATAGCTTCTATTTAAAATTACCATTCCAAGATTATGGATTAGCTTGGTTAATTCCTAGTGCAGTAGTTGGTGGATTATTTAGAGCAGTAGAAAAGATAAAACAAAAATAGTATAAAAAAAGAGGGGTTTTACTATAAAGTAAAACCTCTCTTTTTTAGTTGGTTACTATTTAATACCCATATGAGCAGCTATAACTACTTTTTGAACCTCTGAAGTTCCTTCATAGATCTCAGTAACTTTAGCATCTCTCATCATTCTTTCAACAGGGAATTTTTTAGAATATCCATTTCCACCAAATAATTGAACAGCTTTTGTAGTAACTTCCATAGCTACCTCAGAACAGAATAGTTTAGCCATAGATGCCATATATCCATAGTCTTCTCCTAAATCTTTCATAGTAGCAGCTCTGTAAGTCATAAATCTAGCAGCTTCTATTTTAGTTTGTAGATCAGCTATAACAAACTGAATGTTTTGGTGATGTGATATTGGTTTTCCAAGTTGCATTCTATTTTTAACATATTCAATAGCAGAATCCAAAGCTCCTTGAGCAATTCCAACAGCTTGAGCAGCCACTCCAATTCTACCTCCGTTTAAAGTAGTCATAGCAACTTTTAATCCCTCTCCTAAATTACCAAGTAGATTTTCTTCTGGGATAACACAGTTATCAAAGATTAATTCAGCAGTAGATGAACCTCTTACACCCATTTTATCTTCAGCTTCTCCAACTGAGAATCCTTTAGTTCCTCTTTCAACAATAAAAGCTGAGATGCTGTTATCTTCAAAGTTTGTTTTAGCAAATACCACAAAGATATCAGCTTCATGTGAATTAGTTATTAAAACTTTTTTTCCATTAAGTGTGTAATGATTATTCTCTTTAACTGCAGTTGTTCTAGTTCCAGCTTCAGATTCTGTCCAACCAAAAGCTCCTAATTTCTTTCCACTTGCTAAAGGAATAAGATATTTTGTTTTTTGCTCCTCATTACCATAAGTATATATAGGCCAAGAGCAAAGAGAAGTGTGTGCTGACATTATAACACCAGTAGAGGCACAAGCTTTTGATAACTCTTCAACAGCTGCTACATAAGTTAAATTATCCATTCCAAGTCCACCATATTTTTTATCAAATGGAATTCCCATAACACCATTGGCACCTAATGCTTTAATTGAATTAAAAGGGAAAGAAGCATCCTTGTCAATTTGTGCAGCTATAGGAGCAACCTCTTTAGCTGTTAACTCTCTAACTTTAGATAAAAATAATTCTTGTTCATTGGAAAATTTAAAATTCATAGTAACTTCCTAAAATATTAATTAAAAATAGTTTCTTTTATTTATGTATTGATTTTATCACAAAAATATCATAAAATAAAATTATATATATTTATTAAAATATAAGAAAAAATTATAAGAGGTGATAAGATGTTAGATTTCAGGGTTAGCACGTTTATAGAGTTATGTAGAACAAGGAATTATACTAAAACAGCTGAGAATTTACATATGACTCAACCAGCTGTGAGTCAACATATTAAATATTTAGAAGAGTTTTATGAATGTAAACTATTTTCTTATAATAAAAAGGTTCTTTCAATAACTGAGCAGGGAGAAGCATTATATAAATATTTAATCACTATGAGTTCAGATGCCAATAAGATAAAAGCTGAAATTAAAGAGATGGATCCAAGTAAGAGAACACTTCATTTTGGGGCGACATTTACAATTGGTGAATATATAATACCAAAGATAGTTTCAGCTATTTGTACTGAATATCCAGAGGTAAATATATCATTTATAATAAGGGATACAAGTGAGCTTTTAGAAGAATTGAAAAAAGGAAATATAGATTTTGCATTTATAGAGGGATTTTTTGAAAAAACTGAGTATGAAAACTATCTTTTTTCAAAGGAAAAATTTGTTGGAATATGTGCTGCTAATAATCCGATAGCTACAGAAGTTACAGAGTTTGAGGACATTGTAAAAGAGAGAATAATATTGAGAGAGAGTGGATCTGGAACAAGAGATATTTTTGAAAAGATACTATATGATAACAATCTATCTTTGAGTAATTTTAGTAAAAAATATGAGCTTGAGAATATAAGTTTGATAAAAGAGTTGGTAAAAGAGAATAAAGGAATTTCGTTTATATATGAAAGAGCAGTTGAAAAGGAGATAGCAACTAGGAAAATTGCTACAATAAATTTACAAAACTTTTTTGAAGAGAGAGAGTTTAATTTTGTATTTTTAAAGGAGAGCATACATAGAGAAGAGTATAAAAGATGGTATGATTTTATGAAAAAAGTTTATGACAACTCTAAATAAAAAAATATTTTCAAAAAATTAAAAAATATAATTGCATTTTTAAAATAATGTGTTATACTATTATAGTAAATATTTTTTATATTTTTATAAAATGAAAATAAAATTTAAATAGAGGTGAACTGTTAAATGAGCAAAAAGATAAACTTGACTACTAAAATTTTTATAGCTTTGATACTGGGGATAATTACAGGGTTGGTATTACATCCTCTAAAGGACAATGTAATAGTTAATAATTATATTGTAAATTTTGTATTTAATCTATTAGGAAATGGATTTATAAGAGCTATAAGAATGGTGGTTGTACCATTGGTACTGTGCTCATTGGTTATTGGAGCTGCTGGAATAGAGGATGTTACTAAGTTAGGAAGAATAGGGATAAAAACATTGACATTTTACCTTTCAACAACAGCAGTTGCAGTTGTATTAGCTTTAGTTGGAGGAAATATCATAAATCCTGGTAGAGGTGTTAATATAGGAGAGATTGCAACATCAGAGGTAACTATAGCTAAAACTAAACCTTTTGTAGATATACTACTAGATATGATTCCTATAAATCCTGCTGAAGCTATGGCGAATGGAAATATGTTACAGATCATAGTTTTTGCTATATTGGTAGGGATTGCAATATCACTTTTAGGAAGTAAAGCTGACAATATCAAAAGAATATTTGAAGAAGGAAATGCATTGAGTTTAAAATTGGTTGAGATGATAATGATATTCGCTCCTTTAGGGGTTTATGGGTTGATATCTAAAACATTTACAACATTAGGTTATGTTGCATTACTACCTCTTTTCAAATACTTTATAGGTGTTGTAATAATCTTAGCACTTCACTGTTTAATCACTTACCAAGGGATATTGGTTCTTTTTGGAAAGTATAATCCAATGAAATTTTTTAAGAATTTTGCTCCAACTATGATGGTTGGTTTCTCTACAGCTTCAAGTAGTGCTTGTCTACCTTCATCATTAAAATCAATGCAGGAAAATTTTGGAGTATCTAAAGCCATATCATCATTTACAATTCCATTGGGAAATACTATAAACATGGATGGAACAGCAGTAATGCAGGGAGTAGCAACTATCTTTATTGCACAGATATATGGAATAGATTTAACAATGGGAAATTATATAACAATAATACTTACAGCTACATTAGCTTCTATAGGAACAGCAGGAGTTCCAGGTGTAGGTGTGATTATGTTGGGAATGGTTTTGGTACAGATAGGACTTCCACTTGAAGGAATAGGACTTGTAATGGGAATTGATAGATTTGTAGATATGTTTAGAACAATGGTAAATGTAACTGGAGATGCAGTTTGTACTATTGTAATAGCTAAAACAGAGGGTGAAGAGTTAAAATAAATTTTTAAAAATAAAGAGCAGATTTTATAACTCATTGAAATTAACTTAGGAGTTTTATTTTAATGATTATATTGATTATCTGCTCTTTTTATTATTCTTAAATTTATTCTATTCTAAATTTTAGGAGAGAACTTAGTTAAAAATTCCTCTTTCTCTCTTACAAAAAGTTTTCCTTCAGCTTCCTTACAAATGTAGACAACTACAATTAAACCGTCTCTTTCATTAGTACAGTCAATAGCTTCTTTTATAACTTGATACTCTCTCTTGTTTTTATTGTTTATCCATATAGAGTTTTCTTTAATAGACATTAATTTTCTCCCTTGTTAAAAAGTTTTTTATTATAGTATGAATTTGAAGTGTAGATAGCAGCTAGAGGATTGTGTCCAAGTACTCTGTCTTTGACAGCGAATACAGTAACTGGTGCTTCAGAATATTTGATGAATAAGCTATCGTGTCCTACACAAAGTCCCAATAGAATATTTAGATCTGTTTTTCTTTCATTTAAAAGTTTAGCTTGCCCAATAGGATTGCACATAGGTTCAAATTCACAATATGGTCTAACTTGATGATCTCTATCTATATTGAGTAGTTCCTTGCTAATACTTCCATTTTTACAGATTAAAGACTCCACTACAAAACCGTGATATCTCAAGATATTAGCAAAAGTTTGAGCTTCCTTAGATAATCCAATACAGAATGCCAAACCTAATTTTTTAAAATTACATTTTTGAGCAAAAAGTATAATCTCTTGAACTCTAGTAAGTTGACAGTACCCTTCAGCTTCAACAAGAGCAGAGTTATGAGCTAATTTCATATTTTCCTCTTCAAGATAGTATTGTTTTAACTCCTGAATTTTTTCAAGTTCTCTACAAGGGCAGTTGCTAGGAGCCTTTGTTAAATCACCAGTTCTACAAGCATGTATTTGACATGAATCACAAGTATACATAAAAATCTCCTCCTTAAATTTAAAGTAATAACTACTTACTATTATATAACATAAAAAAAATTTTACCAAAAAAGATTGATATATATTATAAAAAAAGTTATAATGAAGAAATATAGAGGAAATAAAAAAAAATGGAGGGAAAAAATGAACTTAGTAGTAGCAGAATTTTTAAACAAATTATTTCTTTTCTTACCAACATTAATAGTGAGAGGAGTTATCTTAATAGTCGTAGTTACAGTATGGCCAAAATTAGTTGAGGTTTTAATCACAACATATAAAAAGATGTTAAAAAGAAAAAATGTGGATCCTTTATTAGAGAGTTTTACAAGCTCTATGTTAAAAACTTTATTGTACATAGTTTTATTCTTTTTAATAATTGGAATAGCAGGAGTTAAAGCAACTTCTCTTATAACTGTTTTAGGAACAGCAGGTTTAGCTGTTGGTTTGGCATTACAGGGAAGTTTAGCAAACTTAGCTGGAGGATTATTGATACT carries:
- a CDS encoding LysR family transcriptional regulator, translated to MLDFRVSTFIELCRTRNYTKTAENLHMTQPAVSQHIKYLEEFYECKLFSYNKKVLSITEQGEALYKYLITMSSDANKIKAEIKEMDPSKRTLHFGATFTIGEYIIPKIVSAICTEYPEVNISFIIRDTSELLEELKKGNIDFAFIEGFFEKTEYENYLFSKEKFVGICAANNPIATEVTEFEDIVKERIILRESGSGTRDIFEKILYDNNLSLSNFSKKYELENISLIKELVKENKGISFIYERAVEKEIATRKIATINLQNFFEEREFNFVFLKESIHREEYKRWYDFMKKVYDNSK
- a CDS encoding acyl-CoA dehydrogenase family protein, producing the protein MNFKFSNEQELFLSKVRELTAKEVAPIAAQIDKDASFPFNSIKALGANGVMGIPFDKKYGGLGMDNLTYVAAVEELSKACASTGVIMSAHTSLCSWPIYTYGNEEQKTKYLIPLASGKKLGAFGWTESEAGTRTTAVKENNHYTLNGKKVLITNSHEADIFVVFAKTNFEDNSISAFIVERGTKGFSVGEAEDKMGVRGSSTAELIFDNCVIPEENLLGNLGEGLKVAMTTLNGGRIGVAAQAVGIAQGALDSAIEYVKNRMQLGKPISHHQNIQFVIADLQTKIEAARFMTYRAATMKDLGEDYGYMASMAKLFCSEVAMEVTTKAVQLFGGNGYSKKFPVERMMRDAKVTEIYEGTSEVQKVVIAAHMGIK
- the rpmI gene encoding 50S ribosomal protein L35; translation: MPKMKTHRGAKKRIKVTGTGKFVVKHSGKSHILTKKDRKRKNNLKKDFVVTETLTRHMKALLPYGAGR
- the infC gene encoding translation initiation factor IF-3; this translates as MEVLTITDKIRINEKIKGKEFRIISSSGEQLGVMSANAALDLARQEGLDLVEIAATAKPPVCKIMDFGKYRYEQTRKAKEAKKNQKQTVVKEVKVTARIDSHDLDTKVSQIKKFLEKENKVKVTLVLFGREKMHATLGVDTLDEIAERFAEIAEADKKYNDKQKHIILSPKK
- a CDS encoding MurR/RpiR family transcriptional regulator codes for the protein MKKQVLKYLDDNYNSFSKSFKKIAEYIRYNQSIVSFISINELAKETETSPATITRFSKSLGFKGYPDFQKIFQKEVEQQTSYMKGLKNSITEIDNSNNILQDMIRTNIELLQEMDVLEIEKSLDQAVRWIKDSRKLYILGARGSYALAYYLYFMLKEFREGVELMISGASDFTDKLLYTQKNDLLFTISFHPYTNFTYQVTEFFKEHGNKVITVTDKKDSTLGNISDLVLTTKNGEKAYTFVPGTVIINALLMKLGMEDKENVVDKLDKLKEITDRFNIYIDK
- the brnQ gene encoding branched-chain amino acid transport system II carrier protein; the protein is MYKTKDIVLTGFALFAMLFGAGNLIFPPTVGYIVGDNWKLAAFGFFITGIGFPLMGIIASGFAGTELDHFSDRVSPMFSRVFNTALILAIGPFLAIPRTGATAFEVMMTPYVGMGNSTVKFIFLLIYFGIVLLFSLRESAVIDRIGKILTPILLIVLAIIIFKGVTTPIGELISTGTENNFRFGFYNGYQTMDTLAAIIFASIILKTINGKNKGLERKDQLIFLLKASAIAVVGLAIVYGGLLYIGATSTSVLENKGTTQLLNAIVEKLLGKSGNLLLGVCVAGACLTTAIGLTATVGDYFSSIFNTKYEKIVVVNILVSLIFANFGVDLIVKIAAPILTFIYPIAIVLIVLNFFKKYFDDRGIFIGCVIGAGFIGGIETLQMLGYCPATLYSFYLKLPFQDYGLAWLIPSAVVGGLFRAVEKIKQK
- the rplT gene encoding 50S ribosomal protein L20, which encodes MRVKTGIVRRRKHKKVLKTAKGFRGASGDVIKQAKQATMRAAAYSTRDRKVTKRRMRQLWIIRINTAARLNGLTYSTLMNGLKKAGIVLDRKVLADIALNNAAEFAKLAETAKAAL
- the proC gene encoding pyrroline-5-carboxylate reductase, giving the protein MKRIGFIGCGNMGEAFLKGIINSQLVEKADIYVYDKLKGDYISNTYQVNQAKEEVEVIDNCDVVFLAIKPNVYFDVIDKIKDSVNSTKILVAMAPGITMEDILEETDNRNSKIVRTMPNLPLMVQEGCIAYAFNENIEDEEKAFFKELFEKIGMAIETKEELFDAVIGASGSSPAFMFMFIEALADAAVYEGLPRSDAYKLVGQTLIGCGKMFLESGKHPGELKDNVCSPGGTTIVGVRYLEESGFRGAIIKAATETIKKSKEMSQNSNNK
- the glyA gene encoding serine hydroxymethyltransferase encodes the protein MKKLYEIDREIFDAIELEKKRQNEGIELIASENFVSEGVLEAAGSIMTNKYAEGYPDKRYYGGCEFVDVAEKLAIERAKKLFNVNYVNVQPHSGSQANMGVYKALLNIGDTILGMKLDHGGHLTHGKNVNFSGKDYNIVSYSVSQNDEKIDYDEVEKIALETKPKLIIAGASAYSRVIDFKRFREIADKVGAYLMVDMAHIAGLVAAGVHPSPVPYADVVTTTTHKTLRGPRGGIIMTNNEEIAKKIDKTIFPGIQGGPLMHIIAAKAVAFKEALSSEFIEYQKQIVKNAQTLAKVLEKGGLRIVSGGTDNHMMLIDVKSKGFTGAEVEKALDKAGITVNKNGIPYDTEKPMVTSGIRIGTPAVTTRGMKESEMEIIGHFILKVIDNIKNDSELAKIKDEVKLFCLKYPLYI
- a CDS encoding dicarboxylate/amino acid:cation symporter, with translation MSKKINLTTKIFIALILGIITGLVLHPLKDNVIVNNYIVNFVFNLLGNGFIRAIRMVVVPLVLCSLVIGAAGIEDVTKLGRIGIKTLTFYLSTTAVAVVLALVGGNIINPGRGVNIGEIATSEVTIAKTKPFVDILLDMIPINPAEAMANGNMLQIIVFAILVGIAISLLGSKADNIKRIFEEGNALSLKLVEMIMIFAPLGVYGLISKTFTTLGYVALLPLFKYFIGVVIILALHCLITYQGILVLFGKYNPMKFFKNFAPTMMVGFSTASSSACLPSSLKSMQENFGVSKAISSFTIPLGNTINMDGTAVMQGVATIFIAQIYGIDLTMGNYITIILTATLASIGTAGVPGVGVIMLGMVLVQIGLPLEGIGLVMGIDRFVDMFRTMVNVTGDAVCTIVIAKTEGEELK
- a CDS encoding arsenate reductase family protein, translated to MSVLFINYPKCSTCINARKWLEENKIDFESRHIVENNPTKEELKKYIALSGLPAKKFFNTSGILYREMNLKEKLTTASEDEMIEILSSNGMLVKRPLVISDKGILIGFKKDKWEEFFK
- a CDS encoding LysE family translocator translates to MFGIINYGMYITSSIILALIPGTDTVFILGQSISNSRKSGIYSALGVCSGILVHTFLAAFGLSIILKNSITAFNIVKSLGALYLVYMGIKSIRSKEDMLISDGEKSKENLKKSFVQGVISNVLNPKVALFFLAFLPQFVDNENTYGALPFAILGLTSFMISGIWCVSLSIFASLISKFLKRNKNFGKIINKISGTIFIILGINLLKAKING